The Streptosporangiales bacterium sequence CGTTCATCACCGCGAAGCCCTTACCCCGCAACAGCTGCGGCGGGATGAACGGCTCCGCGACCCTCCTGGTGTGCCGGGCGAAGAGCACGGCCATGACGACCGCGAACGCCTCGGACACAAGGAACACCGGGTCGAGCGGGCTGCTGCCGGCGGCGCCGAGCGAGGTGATGCCGTACATGAGCGACAGGATGAGGAGGACGAGGAGCAGTACCCCCCGGACATCGGTCTTGCCGGTGACCTTGGGTGGGCTGTGCGGGATGAAGACCAGCCCCAGCGCGATGAGGGCGATGCCTACCGGGACGTTGACGAGGAAGACCTCGCGCCACGACCAGTACGTAACGACCACGCTGCCGATGATCGGCCCGACGATCCCGCCGATCGGGAAGATGCTCGCGAACATGCCGATCGCGCGATCCCTCCCCCGGCCGAACTGGTCGGCGACGATGCCGGTGGCGGACGGCATGAACGCCCCACCGCCCAGCGCCTGCAACGCGCGGCACACCACGAGCAGGTAGATGTCGTTCACCAGACCGCAGCACAGCGAGGCGACGGTGAAGAGCGCGGCGGCGAGGAGGAAGACCTTCTTGCGGCCGTACTGGTCGCTGATCTTGCCGGCGAGCGGCATCGCGACGATCTGCCCCAGCGCGTAGATGGTGATCGTCCAGGCGCTCCAGTTGAGCGGCGCGTCGAGGTCTCGCTGGATGGCCGTCAGCGCCGTGGCGACGATGGTCTGGTCGACCGACGCCATGAACAGCGCCAGCGACACGATCGCGAAGACGATCCTGCGACGAGGGTGTGGTTCGCCCCCACCCGTCGCTGATCTCACAGACAGCCATAGTACTTTGCTTGCCGGCAGGCAACGAAGGGGTTCGGTCATCGTGGACACCGACACGCTCATCCGCATGCGAGCCGTCATCGGCCGGCTCGCGCGGCAACTCAACACCACCGCGACCGGCGAGGGACTCACCCCGACGCAGGCATCGGTGCTCGGGCTCATCTCGGCACGCGGTCCCCTGGGTCTCGCCGAGCTCACCGAGCTCGAGCATCTCAACCCGACCATGCTGTCGCGGGTGATCGGCAAGCTCACCGAGTGGGAGCTGATCCGCAAACGCCCGGCGCCCACCGACCAGCGGGCCGTCATGGTGGAGGTGACCGAGGCGGGCGACGTGCTGTTCGACCGTGTTCGGCTGCGACGCTCGCAGGTCATCGCCCAGTGCCTCGACCGACTCCCCGCCGACGCGGTGACCAAGGTCGTCGACGCCCTGCCGGCGCTGGAGGCGCTGGCCGAGGAGCTACGCGTCCACGGCGGCTCCACCGGCCCTCCGCCACCGGACCGACCGTAGGTGTACCCGCCTCTACGAGACTGCCGCGCTCCGTACGGGCGTGGACGGTGACGTGCTGCCGGCCTCGATGCAGCGCTCGGCGGCGGGATCGCCGCCGGACAGGCGGTCGACTACCGCCTGGAATGCGCGACCGAGTGCAGTGAAGTCCGTAGGCCCCACCGTCTCGACCAGGTATTCCCGCACCCCGGCGACGTGGGTGTACGCCGCCTCCTCGAGCCGGGCGAAGCCGGTGTCGGTGAGGCGCGCCCAGACTCCCCTGCGGTCGACGTCGCAGTGGTCCCGGACGACGAGGCCGTCCTTCTGCAGCCGGTCGACGGTGTGCGACAGGCGGCTGCGTGACTGGTTGCTGAACTCCGCGAGCTCGGCCATCCGGAGGCTGCGGTCGTCGGCCTCGGACAGCCGGACGAGCACCTCGTACTCGGCCAGCGAGAGATCGTGACGTTGCCGCAGGTCACGGTCGAGGCGCTCGGTGAGCATCAGGCTGCCGAGCAGGTAGCGCCGCCAGTCGCGTTGCTGCTGGTCGTCCAGCCATTCGAACTCTGCCACGCCTCTCACGGTAGTCCCTTCGCGCGCCCGGGGAGGCGGGATTTCGTCCCCGGTGGGAATAGTTGACCGCTCAATCATCTTGTGTCTACCGTACCCGTGATTCGGCCACTACGTATCGGAGGAAGCATGACATCGAAGGGCGCGGTTGACACCGCTGCCGCCGGTCTCGTCGCCGGCACCTGGACCATCGACCCGGCGCACACCGAGGTCGGCTTCGCCATTCGGCACCTGATGGCGAAGGTGCGCGGCGCGTTCAACGACGTCGACGGCACCATCGTCGTCGGCGAGACGGCGGAGGCGTCGAAGGTGAGCGTCGAGATCCAGGCATCGTCGGTGGACACCAGGAACGAGCAGCGTGACGGCCACCTCCGCTCGGCCGAGATCCTCGACGTCGAGAAGTACCCCGTGCTGACCTTCACCTCGACGGGTCTGCGCCGCGACGGCGACGACTACGTCCTGGACGGCGACCTGACGGTGACCGACGTCACCAGGTCCGTGTCGCTCGCGGTCGAGTTCAACGGCACCGGGATCGACCCGTGGGGCGGGCTGCGGGCCGGCTTCTCGGCGACGACGTCGATCAGCCGCAAGGACTACGGCGTCGACTTCAACATCCCCCTCCCCGGCGGCGACAAGTCGCTGCTCGGCGACAAGGTGGAGATCACCATCGAGGTCGAGGCCGTCCTGCAGCAGGACGAGCAGGCCTGACCCGCAGGAGCGACTCCCGTGAGGGGCACCCTCACCGTGCCAGAACACGGTGAGGGTGCCCCTCACGTGTCTCCCGGCAGGGGCGTCACACCCTGCCGGCCAGGCGCCTCACGGTTCGACGGGCCAGGTGTGCACCGGCTCGTTGGTGTGCATGTGCGTGCAGTAGCGGCGCAACGTCTCGCGCAGCGCGTCGGGTCGTTCGAGGTGGTTGTCGCGCTCGACCCGGCGCAGCGTGTCGCGTTGCCAGGTCGCGCCGTTGCGACCGGTGAGGCACCGCTGCTCGATGATGCCGAGCAGCTTGTCGCGAAGGCCGGCGTCGACGCCCCAGGCGTCGAGACCCGCCGACGCCCACGGCAGCAGCCGGCGCAGCACCAGCTCGGTCGCGAGCACCTCGCCGACGCCCGGCCAGTAGACCCGCGCCTCGATGCCGTCGCGTGCCGCGGCGTGGAAGTTCTCCTCGGCGGCGCTGAACGACATCTGCGACCACACCGGCCGGTCGGCCTCGGCGAGGTGGTGCACCAGGCCGAAGTAGAACGCGGCGTTGGCCATGATGTCGACGATGGTCGGCCCGGCCGGCAGGACGCGGTTCTCGACCCGCAGGTGTGGACGGCCGAGCACGACGTCGTAGATCGGCCTGTTCCATCGGTAGATCGTGCCGTTGTGCAGCCGCAGCTCGGCGAGCTCGGGGGTGTCGCCGCGTTCGAGCACCTCGACGGGGTCTTCGTCGTCGCAGATGGGCAGCAGCGCAGGGAAGTAGCGGACGTTCTCCTCGAACAGGTCGAAGATCGAGGTGATCCAGCGCTCGCCGAACCAGACGCGGGGCCGCACACCCTGCGCCTTGAGCTCTTCCGGACGCGTGTCGGTGGCCTGCTCGAACAACGCGATGCGGGTCTCGTGCCACAGCTGGCGGCCGAAGAGGAACGGTGAGTTCGCGCCGAGAGCGAGCTGGATCGAGGCGACGGTCTGCGAGGCGTTCCAGTACTCGGCGAACGACTCCGGCGACACCTGCAGGTGCAGTTGCACGCTGGTGCACGCCGCCTCCGGCATGATCGTGTCGGAGTACATCCGCAGTCGCTCGGGACCGCTGATGTTGATGTGCACGTCCTCGCCCCGCGCGGCGAGGATCTGCTCGTTGAGCAGCTTGTAGCGGGGGTTGCCGGAGAACGTCTCGACACCCATGTGCCGCTGCATCAGCGTCGGCAGGATGCCCACCATGACGATGTGCGTGTCGTCCTTGTTCGCGCGGTCCTCCGCGACGTTGAGGCTGGCCCGCACGTCGTTCTCGTACGACGCCAGGCCGTCGCCCGCGATCTGCCGCGGGTCGACGTTGGTCTCGATGTTGAACTGGCCGAGCTCGGTCTGGAACGCGGGGTTCTCGATCAGCTCGAGCACCCGCTCGTTGCGCATCGCCGGGTCGTACGACGCGTCGACGAGGTTGAACTCGATCTCGAGCCCGGTGAGCGGGCGCTCGTGCTCGAACCGGAAGTCCGACAGCATCCGGGCGAGGACGTCGAGGCAGCGACGGACCTTCTGCCGGTACCGCTGCCGGTCCTCGCGTGTGAAGACTGTTGCGTCGACGTCACGACCCACGAGGGTCACCTCCCGGCCGGCGAGCGGTCGACACCAAGACTAGTCCGTCGCCGCGCGCTCACGATCCGTTTGCGCCCACGACGTACAGCAGGTGAACCACGCAGGGACGACGGGCTCAGCGGTCGCCGAGAACGGCCCCGAGGTCGACGCCGGCCCGCAGGGTGCCGGGCAACGCCTCCATGCCGAAGACGTGCGGGCCGAACGCACCGGTCGAGTCGACCCGCACGGAGGCCGGCACCAGCGTGCCGGGCGTCGCGGCGTTGCGCAGCTTGAGCATCTCGCGGCGCGTGCGCAGGTCGCGCTCCCGGCGGACCCATCGAGCGACCTCGGTACGTGCCCGCGCCTTGCGCATGGCGATGCGGTCGCCGTAGGTGTCGACGCCGGCGGTGCTGCGCTTCCCCGCCTCGGCCGCGTGGACCGCGTCGAGGAGCGCCTTCTCCGCCGCGAGCCGCGCCGTGCGCAGCTCGCCGATGTCGCGACTGCTCACGGACAGGCGACGCAGCCGAGCCAGGGCGTCGTCGGCGACGTCGAGGAGGTCGTCGAACGTGGCCGCGAGCTCGCGGTCGGCGGCGTACTGCCGCGTGGCGCCCTCGTCGGGCCGGCGGAAGGGATTCGGAATCGGCACGGTCACTTTCTACCAGCACCGGCCATCAGCACCGGCCGCCGGTGCCGGCCCGGCGTGCGGGTCAGCGGCGCTTGCTCAGGGCGGCGGCGATGTTGACGATCGCGATACCGATCCAGACGATGATCGCGCCGAGGACACCGCCCCCTGCGCCCACGGCGACGATGGCCGTCAGCGGGACGGCGATCGCGGTCGTGACGATGCCCAGGGCGAGCTGGTTGCCGTCCAGGCCGGACTGTTCCGGCGCGGCCCCGTGGTGGCGTTCGGCCACCCGCGCGTCGACCCGCGCGTCGATGGTCTGCTCGAGGCGCTCGATGAACCCCTCGACGAGGGCGCCCTCGTACTCCTCGCCCAGCTCGCGCCTGGCCTCCAGGGAGGCCCGCAGATCGGCACCCGTAGCCGTCTCCTCACGTGGCGTGATCGTGCGGTGATGGGCGGGGAATCGTTGCGCAGGGGTACGGGGATTCGCGCTGGTCCCACGGTCGGCGTCCACGGTTCCGTTATACCGCAGACGCGATATGTCGCGGTCGGACTTGGGGAAAGAATCACCGCGGCGGTCACGATTGGGTGGCAAACCCCCCAACACACCGGGGGCCGTCCCCCGTCGCCGGGTGATGTGCGCCACAATGGGAGTGTCCGTACAACACGAGTTGACGAGAAGCTGGGGGAACACGCCGATGTGCGCCCACGAGCCGCACTGTCCCGAGGCCGGCGCCTTCGATCGCGAAGCGGCCAGGACTGTGGCCACCCACCCCGAGCAGGGGTGGAGCCTGCTGTGCAACGGCATCGTCTTGTTCGACGACACCGGAGAGCTGTTGCCTGACGGCGGGGTCGTCGCCCCGCACCGTCCGACCGACGGACCGCGGGCGACCACCGCGGCCTGACCGACTCACCGGTCGACGCGCCGCTTTCTATCCCTCGGCGAGCTCCTCCAGGGGCGGGCAGGAGCAGACGAGGTTGCGGTCGCCGTACGCCTGGTCGATCCGGCGTACCGGTGACCAGTACTTCGCCACCCGGGTGTCGGGCACCGGGTAGGCGGCCACCTCCCGTGAGTACGGGTGCTCCCACTCCTCGACCAGGCACTCGGCCGTGTGCGGTGCGTTGCGCAGCGGGTTGTCGTCGCTCGGCCACTCCCCCGCGGCCACCCGGTCGATCTCGTTCCTGATCGCGATCATCGCGTCGCAGAACCTGTCGAGCTCGCCGATGTCCTCGCTCTCGGTCGGCTCGATCATCAGGGTGCCGGCGACCGGGAACGACATCGTCGGCGCGTGGAACCCGTAGTCGACGAGCCGCTTGGCGACGTCGTCGACCGTCACCCCGCTGCTCTTGGTGAGCTGGCGCAGGTCGACGATGCACTCGTGCGCGACGAGGCCGTCGCGGCCGGTGTAGAGCACGGGGTAGTGCGGCGCGAGCCGGTGGGCGACGTAGTTGGCGGCGAGCACGGCGGCCATCGTGGCCCGGGTGAGTCCCGGTCCGCCCATCATCTTGATGTACGCCCACGTGATCGGCAGAATCCCGGCGGAGCCGAACGGCGCGCCGGCGATCGGGGTGTCGTCCTGCGGCAGGTAGGGCGCGAGGTGTGCGCGCGCCGCGACGGGTCCCACGCCGGGACCGCCGCCACCGTGCGGGATGCAGAACGTCTTGTGCAGGTTGAGGTGGCTGACATCGCCGCCGAACTTGCCCGGCTTGGCGAGACCGAGCAGGGCGTTGAGGTTGGCGCCGTCGACGTAGACCTGTCCCCCGGCCTCGTGCACGAGCGCGCACAGCTCGGTGACGGTCTGCTCGTAGACCCCGTGCGTGGAGGGGTACGTGATCATGATCGCGGCGACCCTGCCCTCGTGGGCCGCGAGCTTGGCCCGCAGGTCGTCGAGGTCGACGTTGCCCGAGTCGTCGCAGCCGACGACCACGACGCGCATGCCGGCCATGACCGCGCTCGCGGCGTTGGTGCCGTGCGCCGAGGATGGGATGAGGCAGACGTCGCGCTCGAGATCGCCGGCGGCGCGGTGGTAGCCGCGGATCGCGAGGAGGCCGGCGAGCTCGCCCTGGCTACCGGCGTTGGGCTGCAGCGACACCGCGTCGTAGCCGGTGATCTCGGTCAGCCACGCGGAGAGCTGCTCGATCAGCTGGCGGTAGCCGGCGGTCTGCTCGGCAGGTGCGTACGGGTGGACGTCGGCCCAGCCGGGCCAGGTGATCGGTTCCATCTCGGCCGCGGCGTTGAGCTTCATCGTGCACGACCCGAGCGGGATCATGCCCCGGTCGAGCGCGTAGTCCTTGGCCGAGAGGCGGTGCAGGTAGCGCAGCATCGCGGTCTCCGAGCGGTGGCTCGCGAAGACCGGGTGGGTGAGGTACTCGGACTCCCTGGCCAGGGCCGCGGGGACCGAGTCCTCCGTGGACGGGTCGAGCGCCTCGACCCGGTGGGTGGTGATGCCGAACGCCGCCCAGATCGTCTCGACGTGCGCGGAGACGGTGACCTCGTCACACGCGACGCCGACGTGGTCGTCGTCGACCAGGCGCAGGTTGACCCCGCGCGCCCGCGCACGCTCGACCACGGCCACCGCGCCGCCTGGCACCCGCACCAGCACCGTGTCGAAGAAGTGCTCGTGCACGACCTCGACGCCGCTGTCGGCGAGACCCGCCGCGAGGACGGCGGCGTAGCGGTGCACGCGCTGCGCGATGCGCCGGAGTCCCTCCGGGCCGTGGTAGACGGCGTACATGCTCGCGATGACGGCAGGCAGGACCTGCGCCGTGCAGATGTTGCTCGTGGCCTTCTCACGGCGGATGTGCTGCTCGCGGGTCTGCAGCGCGAGGCGGTACGCCCGCGCGCCGTCGGCGTCGACGGACACCCCGACGAGCCGGCCGGGCAGCGAGCGCTGGAGGCCGTTGCGTACGGCCAGGTAGCCGGCGTGCGGGCCGCCGTACCCCATCGACATGCCGAAGCGCTGGGTGGTGCCGACGGCGATGTCGGCGCCGGAGTCGCCGGGAGCGGCCAGCAGGGTGAGGGCGAGCAGGTCGGCGGCGACGATCGTCAGCGCGCCGCGCTCGCGCGCGGCGGTGGCCACGGCCGTTAGGTCGCGAACGGCACCCGAGGTGCCCGGGTACTGCACGAGGACGCCGAAGTAGTCACCGGCGGGCAGCTCGCCGCCGGACAGGTCGGCGACCGTGACGTCGATGCCGGCCGCCTCCGCGCGCGTACGCACGACCGCGATGGTCTGCGGCAGGCAGTCGGCGTCGACGAGGAACGAGCCGGCGCCGCGCACGCTGCGCCGCGCCAGCGACATCGCCTCGGCCGCCGCGGTCGACTCGTCGAGCAGCGACGCGTTCGCGTACGGCAGGGCGGTGAGGTCGGCGATCATCGTCTGGAAGTTGACGAGCGCCTCGAGCCGGCCCTGGGAGATCTCCGGCTGGTACGGGGTGTAGGCGGTGTACCAGGACGGGTCCTCGAGGACGTTGCGACGGATCACCGGCGGGGTGATCGTGCCGTAGTAGCCGAGACCGATCATCGAGGTCAGCACCGTGTTGCGCGCCGCCATCGCGCGCAGCTCCCCGAGCGCCTCGGCCTCGGAGGAGGCGGGCGGCAGGTCGAGGCCCGTGGTGTCGCGGATGTCCTCGGGCAGTGC is a genomic window containing:
- a CDS encoding MarR family transcriptional regulator: MAVSAVATMVWSTDAMNSASDTIAKTILRRGCGSPPPVADLTDSHSTLLAGRQRRGSVIVDTDTLIRMRAVIGRLARQLNTTATGEGLTPTQASVLGLISARGPLGLAELTELEHLNPTMLSRVIGKLTEWELIRKRPAPTDQRAVMVEVTEAGDVLFDRVRLRRSQVIAQCLDRLPADAVTKVVDALPALEALAEELRVHGGSTGPPPPDRP
- a CDS encoding polyisoprenoid-binding protein, translating into MTSKGAVDTAAAGLVAGTWTIDPAHTEVGFAIRHLMAKVRGAFNDVDGTIVVGETAEASKVSVEIQASSVDTRNEQRDGHLRSAEILDVEKYPVLTFTSTGLRRDGDDYVLDGDLTVTDVTRSVSLAVEFNGTGIDPWGGLRAGFSATTSISRKDYGVDFNIPLPGGDKSLLGDKVEITIEVEAVLQQDEQA
- a CDS encoding glutamate--cysteine ligase, giving the protein MLSDFRFEHERPLTGLEIEFNLVDASYDPAMRNERVLELIENPAFQTELGQFNIETNVDPRQIAGDGLASYENDVRASLNVAEDRANKDDTHIVMVGILPTLMQRHMGVETFSGNPRYKLLNEQILAARGEDVHINISGPERLRMYSDTIMPEAACTSVQLHLQVSPESFAEYWNASQTVASIQLALGANSPFLFGRQLWHETRIALFEQATDTRPEELKAQGVRPRVWFGERWITSIFDLFEENVRYFPALLPICDDEDPVEVLERGDTPELAELRLHNGTIYRWNRPIYDVVLGRPHLRVENRVLPAGPTIVDIMANAAFYFGLVHHLAEADRPVWSQMSFSAAEENFHAAARDGIEARVYWPGVGEVLATELVLRRLLPWASAGLDAWGVDAGLRDKLLGIIEQRCLTGRNGATWQRDTLRRVERDNHLERPDALRETLRRYCTHMHTNEPVHTWPVEP
- a CDS encoding MFS transporter, with translation MTEPLRCLPASKVLWLSVRSATGGGEPHPRRRIVFAIVSLALFMASVDQTIVATALTAIQRDLDAPLNWSAWTITIYALGQIVAMPLAGKISDQYGRKKVFLLAAALFTVASLCCGLVNDIYLLVVCRALQALGGGAFMPSATGIVADQFGRGRDRAIGMFASIFPIGGIVGPIIGSVVVTYWSWREVFLVNVPVGIALIALGLVFIPHSPPKVTGKTDVRGVLLLVLLILSLMYGITSLGAAGSSPLDPVFLVSEAFAVVMAVLFARHTRRVAEPFIPPQLLRGKGFAVMNVINLLYGTAAMGLGALVPLYAEHRFAMPALEAGTLLTARAIGMISIASIAVLALRRTGYRLPMLVGFILVAGGMLAMALHPVGMSPYLWLAIAAGATGVGMGMSVPAANNASLQLAPEQVAAIAGLRGMFRQSGAIVAVSMTTAIVARSGDPGATLGHAFMIFAAMLVCILPLIRAVPDHRGTW
- the gcvP gene encoding aminomethyl-transferring glycine dehydrogenase; amino-acid sequence: MTDRPSIADLHTGWQFVDRHVGIDAHAEARMLKTIGRPSVDELVTAALPEDIRDTTGLDLPPASSEAEALGELRAMAARNTVLTSMIGLGYYGTITPPVIRRNVLEDPSWYTAYTPYQPEISQGRLEALVNFQTMIADLTALPYANASLLDESTAAAEAMSLARRSVRGAGSFLVDADCLPQTIAVVRTRAEAAGIDVTVADLSGGELPAGDYFGVLVQYPGTSGAVRDLTAVATAARERGALTIVAADLLALTLLAAPGDSGADIAVGTTQRFGMSMGYGGPHAGYLAVRNGLQRSLPGRLVGVSVDADGARAYRLALQTREQHIRREKATSNICTAQVLPAVIASMYAVYHGPEGLRRIAQRVHRYAAVLAAGLADSGVEVVHEHFFDTVLVRVPGGAVAVVERARARGVNLRLVDDDHVGVACDEVTVSAHVETIWAAFGITTHRVEALDPSTEDSVPAALARESEYLTHPVFASHRSETAMLRYLHRLSAKDYALDRGMIPLGSCTMKLNAAAEMEPITWPGWADVHPYAPAEQTAGYRQLIEQLSAWLTEITGYDAVSLQPNAGSQGELAGLLAIRGYHRAAGDLERDVCLIPSSAHGTNAASAVMAGMRVVVVGCDDSGNVDLDDLRAKLAAHEGRVAAIMITYPSTHGVYEQTVTELCALVHEAGGQVYVDGANLNALLGLAKPGKFGGDVSHLNLHKTFCIPHGGGGPGVGPVAARAHLAPYLPQDDTPIAGAPFGSAGILPITWAYIKMMGGPGLTRATMAAVLAANYVAHRLAPHYPVLYTGRDGLVAHECIVDLRQLTKSSGVTVDDVAKRLVDYGFHAPTMSFPVAGTLMIEPTESEDIGELDRFCDAMIAIRNEIDRVAAGEWPSDDNPLRNAPHTAECLVEEWEHPYSREVAAYPVPDTRVAKYWSPVRRIDQAYGDRNLVCSCPPLEELAEG
- a CDS encoding MarR family transcriptional regulator translates to MIERSTIPTGDEIPPPRAREGTTVRGVAEFEWLDDQQQRDWRRYLLGSLMLTERLDRDLRQRHDLSLAEYEVLVRLSEADDRSLRMAELAEFSNQSRSRLSHTVDRLQKDGLVVRDHCDVDRRGVWARLTDTGFARLEEAAYTHVAGVREYLVETVGPTDFTALGRAFQAVVDRLSGGDPAAERCIEAGSTSPSTPVRSAAVS